Proteins found in one Lysinibacillus fusiformis genomic segment:
- a CDS encoding ArsR/SmtB family transcription factor, producing MDEKLNSSETLKNVDQHLDEETLFVVSQTFKALSDPTRIRILNLLCSDEHAVNDIADILDLGQSTVSHQLRFLKNLRLVKFRREGTTLYYSKDDDHIMNLLKQAIEHAAHN from the coding sequence ATGGATGAAAAATTAAACAGTTCAGAAACACTAAAAAACGTAGATCAGCATTTAGATGAAGAGACATTATTTGTAGTATCTCAGACTTTTAAAGCATTGAGTGATCCAACTCGAATTCGTATTTTAAACTTACTTTGTTCAGATGAACACGCTGTAAATGATATTGCAGACATTTTAGATTTAGGCCAATCGACCGTTTCTCATCAATTACGTTTTCTTAAAAATTTAAGGTTAGTGAAATTTAGAAGAGAGGGAACAACCTTATACTATTCTAAGGATGACGATCACATTATGAATTTATTGAAGCAGGCCATTGAGCATGCTGCTCATAACTAA
- a CDS encoding cation diffusion facilitator family transporter, whose translation MGHHHDHGHDHTHGANKKVLLLSFIIITGYMVVEAIGGFLTNSLALLSDAGHMLSDSISLGIAMLAFMFGEKAASYSKTYGYKRFEILAAVLNGITLIGIALFIFYEAIERFTNPPEVATTGMLIISTIGLFVNILVAWIMMRGSDTKDNLNMRGAFLHVLSDMLGSVGAIVAALLIMFFGWGWADPLASVIVALLVVRSGYHVTKASIHVLMEGTPSNVDVQEIIQLIEQTEGIESIHDLHIWTITSGTNALSCHAVVNDQLKIAESEHILRKIEHNLQHKGIKHVTIQLETALHRHDDSILCKLENDHEHHHDDK comes from the coding sequence ATGGGACATCATCACGATCATGGTCATGACCATACACATGGTGCAAATAAAAAGGTACTCTTACTGTCGTTTATTATTATTACAGGATACATGGTAGTGGAAGCCATTGGTGGCTTTTTAACAAATAGTTTAGCACTTTTATCTGATGCAGGGCATATGTTAAGTGACTCTATCTCTCTGGGTATAGCGATGTTAGCTTTTATGTTTGGAGAAAAAGCTGCTAGCTATAGTAAAACATACGGCTATAAACGATTTGAAATTTTGGCCGCAGTATTAAATGGCATTACATTAATAGGGATAGCATTATTCATTTTCTATGAAGCGATTGAACGATTTACAAACCCACCAGAAGTAGCTACTACAGGAATGCTTATTATTAGTACAATTGGTTTGTTCGTTAACATTTTAGTTGCCTGGATTATGATGCGTGGCAGTGATACAAAGGATAATTTAAATATGCGCGGAGCCTTTTTACATGTACTAAGTGATATGCTAGGGTCTGTAGGGGCTATTGTTGCGGCACTATTAATTATGTTTTTTGGCTGGGGCTGGGCAGATCCTCTTGCTAGCGTTATTGTTGCATTATTGGTCGTACGAAGTGGCTACCATGTCACAAAAGCCTCAATCCATGTTTTAATGGAGGGGACTCCTTCAAATGTAGATGTTCAGGAGATTATTCAGTTAATAGAGCAGACTGAAGGAATAGAAAGTATCCACGATTTACACATCTGGACAATTACTAGTGGAACGAATGCATTATCCTGTCATGCGGTTGTAAATGATCAATTGAAAATAGCTGAGAGTGAGCATATCTTGCGGAAAATTGAACATAATCTTCAGCATAAGGGCATTAAGCATGTAACAATTCAATTAGAAACAGCTTTACATCGACATGACGATTCTATTTTATGTAAATTAGAAAATGACCATGAGCATCATCATGATGATAAATAA
- a CDS encoding metal-sensitive transcriptional regulator, translated as MEDTVKEDACHTEEATSCRKSHHPERVKKDLTTRLNRIEGQIRGIKGMIDKDVYCDDIITQLSATQSALNSVAKILLEGHLKGCVVDRLSEGDEAVLDELVVTIQKLMKK; from the coding sequence ATGGAGGACACGGTAAAAGAGGATGCTTGTCATACAGAGGAAGCTACGTCTTGCCGAAAAAGTCATCACCCTGAGCGTGTGAAAAAGGATTTAACAACCCGCTTAAACCGTATTGAAGGTCAGATTCGTGGTATTAAGGGAATGATTGATAAAGACGTTTACTGTGATGATATTATTACGCAACTATCTGCTACACAATCAGCATTAAATAGTGTGGCAAAAATATTATTAGAAGGTCATTTAAAGGGCTGTGTAGTGGATCGTCTCTCAGAGGGCGATGAAGCAGTACTAGATGAGTTAGTCGTAACGATCCAAAAGTTAATGAAAAAATAG
- the copZ gene encoding copper chaperone CopZ: MQNVTLNVQGMSCGHCVNAVEKSVGALAGVEQVKVNLADGLVDIAFDDAQVSLDQIKETIDDQGYDVK; the protein is encoded by the coding sequence ATGCAAAACGTAACATTAAACGTACAAGGAATGTCATGTGGTCATTGTGTAAATGCTGTGGAAAAAAGTGTTGGTGCTTTAGCTGGTGTTGAACAAGTTAAAGTTAATTTAGCAGATGGTTTAGTGGATATTGCATTTGATGATGCACAAGTATCACTTGACCAAATTAAAGAAACAATTGATGATCAAGGATATGACGTAAAGTAA
- a CDS encoding heavy metal translocating P-type ATPase, with product MSSASKEANLQITGMTCAACATRIEKGLNKMDGVEQATVNLALEKSSIKYDPAKLNEADFEKKIEALGYGVVKQKTELDITGMTCAACATRIEKGLNKLSGISSANVNLALEKAMIEFNPSEVSIADIIAKVEKLGYGAHQKADEQETVDHREKAIKQQQHKFILSAILSLPLLWTMVGHFSFTSFLYVPEFLMNPWVQMVLATPVQFIIGKQFYVGAYKALRNGSANMDVLVVMGTSAAYFYSVYQAIVTIGSHHGPHLYFETSAVLITLILLGKLFEAKAKGRSSEAIKKLMGLQAKTAIVVRDGVEKEVPLEEVIIGDVILVKPGEKIPVDGEVIEGTTAVDESMLTGESLPVDKKQGDPLFGSTINKNGFIKMTATKVGRDTALAQIIKVVEDAQGSKAPIQRLADQISGIFVPIVVGIAIVTFLIWIIWVSPGEFTPALEVLIAVLVIACPCALGLATPTSIMAGSGRAAEFGILFKGGEHLEQTQSIDTVVVDKTGTVTHGKPELTDVLLASEQDEVRFLSLIGAAEKQSEHPLAEAIVQGIEKRGIALGDVQFFEAIPGYGVQATVSGQGVVIGTRKLMQQYGISITDILPTMEQLERNGKTAMLAAINGQYAGLVAVADTVKDTSKEAIRRLQDMGITVIMMTGDNERTAQAIGTEVGVNHVIAEVLPEGKADEVKKLQAQGKKVAMVGDGINDAPALATANIGMAIGTGTDVAMEAADITLIRGDLNSIADAILMSRKTMRNIKQNLFWAFAYNTLGIPIAALGLLAPWVAGAAMAFSSVSVVLNALRLQRVKL from the coding sequence ATGAGTTCTGCTAGTAAAGAAGCTAATTTGCAAATTACAGGTATGACATGTGCAGCCTGTGCCACTCGTATTGAAAAAGGTTTAAATAAAATGGATGGTGTAGAACAAGCAACGGTAAATTTAGCACTTGAAAAATCGTCTATTAAATACGACCCAGCAAAGCTAAATGAAGCAGATTTTGAAAAGAAAATAGAAGCACTTGGCTATGGTGTTGTTAAACAAAAAACTGAACTTGATATTACAGGTATGACATGTGCAGCTTGTGCGACTCGCATTGAAAAAGGCTTAAATAAGCTAAGCGGTATTTCTTCTGCTAATGTCAACTTAGCACTGGAAAAAGCGATGATCGAATTTAATCCATCAGAAGTGTCCATCGCAGATATCATTGCAAAGGTAGAAAAGTTGGGCTATGGGGCTCATCAAAAGGCAGATGAGCAGGAAACAGTGGATCATCGCGAAAAAGCTATCAAACAGCAACAACATAAATTTATTTTATCGGCTATACTTTCTTTACCACTGCTTTGGACGATGGTTGGCCATTTTTCCTTTACGTCATTTTTATATGTTCCAGAATTTCTAATGAATCCATGGGTCCAAATGGTATTGGCTACTCCTGTGCAATTTATTATTGGTAAGCAATTTTATGTAGGGGCATATAAAGCATTACGCAATGGTAGTGCAAATATGGATGTGCTTGTTGTCATGGGGACATCAGCCGCCTATTTCTATAGTGTCTATCAAGCGATTGTAACGATAGGATCACACCATGGTCCACATCTTTATTTTGAAACGAGTGCTGTTTTAATTACGTTAATTTTATTGGGTAAATTGTTTGAGGCAAAAGCAAAAGGACGCTCATCTGAAGCCATAAAAAAACTAATGGGACTTCAAGCTAAGACTGCTATTGTTGTACGTGACGGTGTAGAAAAAGAGGTTCCTTTAGAAGAAGTTATCATTGGCGATGTTATTCTAGTGAAGCCAGGGGAAAAGATTCCTGTCGATGGTGAGGTAATAGAGGGAACAACAGCTGTTGATGAATCGATGTTAACAGGTGAGAGTCTACCCGTTGATAAAAAACAAGGTGATCCATTATTTGGCTCAACCATTAATAAAAATGGTTTTATTAAAATGACTGCAACAAAGGTTGGCCGTGATACAGCATTAGCACAAATCATTAAAGTGGTTGAAGATGCTCAAGGATCAAAAGCGCCAATACAGCGTTTAGCAGATCAGATTTCGGGGATTTTCGTACCAATCGTTGTTGGTATAGCCATTGTAACCTTTTTAATTTGGATTATTTGGGTTAGCCCTGGAGAATTTACACCTGCTTTAGAGGTTTTAATCGCAGTACTTGTTATTGCTTGCCCATGTGCTCTAGGGTTAGCAACACCAACTTCAATAATGGCAGGCTCAGGACGTGCAGCTGAGTTTGGTATTTTATTTAAAGGTGGAGAACATTTAGAGCAAACACAAAGCATTGATACTGTCGTTGTAGATAAAACAGGTACAGTGACACACGGAAAACCGGAGCTTACGGATGTTCTCTTAGCGTCAGAGCAAGATGAGGTGCGCTTTTTATCCCTAATAGGCGCAGCAGAGAAGCAGTCAGAGCATCCACTAGCAGAAGCCATTGTACAGGGCATAGAAAAACGAGGCATAGCTTTAGGGGATGTTCAATTCTTCGAGGCAATACCTGGTTATGGCGTGCAGGCAACTGTCTCAGGTCAAGGTGTTGTCATTGGCACACGTAAATTAATGCAACAATATGGAATAAGTATTACTGATATTTTACCAACAATGGAGCAACTAGAACGAAACGGTAAGACAGCCATGTTAGCAGCCATCAATGGGCAATATGCAGGTTTAGTAGCTGTGGCTGATACCGTGAAAGATACATCAAAAGAAGCTATTCGTCGTTTACAGGATATGGGTATTACGGTCATCATGATGACTGGTGATAACGAGCGTACTGCTCAAGCCATTGGAACAGAGGTAGGCGTGAATCATGTTATTGCAGAAGTCTTACCAGAAGGTAAAGCTGATGAAGTGAAAAAACTTCAAGCCCAAGGGAAAAAAGTAGCGATGGTTGGTGATGGCATTAATGACGCACCTGCCTTAGCAACAGCGAATATTGGGATGGCAATTGGTACAGGGACAGATGTGGCAATGGAAGCTGCAGATATTACGCTTATTCGTGGAGATTTAAATAGTATCGCGGATGCCATTCTAATGAGTAGAAAAACAATGCGTAATATTAAACAAAATCTATTTTGGGCATTTGCTTATAATACATTAGGTATTCCAATTGCTGCACTCGGTCTGCTTGCTCCATGGGTTGCAGGCGCAGCGATGGCTTTTAGTTCGGTATCAGTAGTATTAAATGCACTTCGTTTACAACGAGTGAAATTATAG
- a CDS encoding deoxynucleoside kinase → MTVPFVTVEGPIGVGKTSLSKEIAATFNYHLLKEIVDENPFLNKFYENIEEWSFQTEMFFLCNRYKQLTDIKKFRLAHAKPVVADYHIFKNLIFAKRTLAPTEYEKYEEIYRILTKDMPVPNVVVYLHASVDTLMKRIAMRGREFEKMISRDYMEQLVADYHSFIEHFESMHPEIPVIRFNGDQLDFVKNPNDLNYVLKIIKETLQQRSLQ, encoded by the coding sequence GTGACGGTTCCATTTGTTACGGTAGAAGGTCCGATTGGTGTTGGTAAAACCTCTTTATCGAAAGAGATAGCAGCGACATTTAATTACCATCTATTAAAAGAAATTGTAGACGAAAACCCTTTTTTAAATAAGTTTTATGAAAACATTGAGGAGTGGAGTTTCCAAACGGAAATGTTCTTCCTTTGTAATCGCTATAAGCAATTAACCGATATTAAAAAATTTCGTTTAGCACATGCCAAACCTGTTGTAGCAGACTATCATATTTTTAAAAATTTAATATTTGCGAAGCGTACATTGGCACCAACTGAGTACGAGAAGTATGAGGAAATCTATAGAATTTTAACGAAAGACATGCCTGTTCCAAATGTAGTGGTTTATTTACATGCCAGCGTTGATACATTAATGAAGCGTATCGCCATGCGGGGACGAGAATTTGAAAAGATGATTTCACGAGATTATATGGAGCAGCTTGTGGCCGACTATCATTCTTTTATCGAGCATTTTGAGAGCATGCATCCAGAAATTCCAGTTATTCGATTTAATGGAGATCAGCTTGATTTTGTAAAAAATCCAAACGATTTAAATTATGTTTTAAAAATAATTAAAGAGACGTTACAACAAAGGAGTTTGCAATAA